One segment of Megachile rotundata isolate GNS110a chromosome 4, iyMegRotu1, whole genome shotgun sequence DNA contains the following:
- the LOC100883604 gene encoding odorant receptor 67c — translation MTVDIVLRRVVSEILAIMAEDWTNCKSEWNLEAMIDKATLSYRITRIMLVSFLSSSILYTLGVFFGSDNDNGTSNPNERKFVLRMEFPFEATISPIYEVIVIVQIIAQATFAVMAGMLMTLNATFVLHLVSQVDIICERLTQILNDNNEEKSRVGIIKKIILKHQRILDLCNNVDYVLTFISLIQFFLNTVVICFLSFILVTSLNTDEAAIIISKCFPYFVVIHLEALILCYTGEYLTTKSKSISWAAYNSNWYQLSIRECRALLLLILRSQRPMTLTIGKYINLSLETFANMLKTSASYVSVLYAME, via the exons ATGACCGTGGACATTGTTTTACGCAGAGTTGTTTCGGAAATTTTGGCAATAATGGCGGAAGATTGGACTAATTGTAAATCCGAATGGAATCTGGAAGCTATGATAGATAAAGCTACGTTGTCGTATCGTATTAcgaggattatgcttgtatcgTTCTTAAGCAGTTCAATTCTATACACATTGGGTGTATTTTTCGGTTCTGATAATGACAATGGAACATCGAATCCCAATGAAAGGAAATTTGTATTGAGAATGGAATTTCCATTCGAAGCGACAATTTCGCCTATTTACGAAGTTATTGTAATTGTTCAAATCATTGCCCAAGCAACATTTGCTGTGATGGCAGGAATGTTAATGACACTTAATGCAACGTTT GTACTTCATTTAGTCAGTCAAGTCGACATTATATGCGAAAGATTAACGCAAATATTAAACGACAACAACGAAGAAAAATCACGTGTTGGcattataaaaaaaatcattttaaaacATCAGAGGATTTTAGATTTGTGTAATAATGTCGATTATGTGTTAACATTCATATCACTGATACAATTTTTCCTTAATACCGTGGTCATTTGTTTTCTGAGCTTCATTCTAGTAACT TCATTAAACACTGACGAAGCAGCAATAATCATATCAAAATGTTTTCCTTATTTCGTCGTCATTCATTTGGAGGCGCTTATACTCTGTTACACGGGCGAATATCTCACCACGAAA AGTAAAAGCATCAGCTGGGCGGCGTACAACTCTAATTGGTATCAATTAAGCATTCGTGAATGCCGCGCTCTTTTGCTGTTAATATTACGTTCTCAAAGGCCTATGACACTAACAATTGGAAAATATATTAACCTTTCATTAGAGACTTTTGCTAAC ATGTTAAAAACTTCGGCTTCATACGTTTCGGTACTGTATGCAATGGAGTAA
- the LOC100883714 gene encoding odorant receptor 82a-like → MKLSTTLSPSVRYGLHFVGIWPGTPLPGLHKVCWVIAMVFFQTYQYKYIIQHFKTDSLLDMIDNLSIAMPFSLVCIKLIVVWTNHGVLRDILSTVEEDCKKYAVIDTNNLIPKTASLSVYFTIMVMSSYVVSAVFYLTGTLTQDTNNNSTRRLLLQMDLPFDTSESPTYELVLSAQFLHLVTSALTFGVFSALLVMVIMHVGCHVDVMCQAITDDPLRTKEQLNFFINRHKEIILFVDKIEKLFTYMALSQLVSNTLITCCVGYLIVMSIHTANGPALLIKSVLFYIAICLEAFIYCFAGEYLSIKSKLIGDTAYESAWYDLRPSENRLLILLILRSQKGFTFTFGKFSSPSLESFTSVSHLYFHLIIIIIYVHNTFSQVTVSCVNEIFWELLLCFQKV, encoded by the exons ATGAAATTATCGACCACACTTAGCCCATCAGTTAGGTATGGCCTCCACTTTGTTGGCATTTGGCCAGGAACACCATTACCAGGGTTGCATAAAGTTTGTTGGGTAATAGCTATGGTGTTTTTTCAAACTTATCAGTATAAATACATTATACAACATTTTAAAACTGACAGTCTTTTGGACATGATAGACAATTTGAGTATCGCTATGCCCTTCAGTCTTGTGTGTATTAAATTGATCGTTGTTTGGACAAATCATGG TGTACTCCGTGACATTTTATCAACAGTAGAGGAAGATTGCAAGAAGTACGCAGTCATCGATACAAATAATCTGATACCAAAAACTGCAAGTCTTTCTGTGTATTTTACAATCATGGTTATGTCCAGTTACGTAGTGTCGGCAGTTTTCTATCTGACGGGTACATTGACACAGGACACCAATAACAATTCAACAAGGCGGCTTCTTCTTCAGATGGATTTGCCTTTTGATACCAGCGAATCACCCACTTACGAACTCGTCCTATCCGCACAATTTCTTCATTTGGTTACATCCGCTCTTACGTTTGGTGTGTTCAGTGCTCTTCTCGTAATGGTG ATCATGCACGTGGGCTGTCATGTTGATGTGATGTGTCAGGCGATAACGGATGATCCTCTCAGAACCAAAGAACAATTAAACTTCTTTATTAATAGGCACAAagaaattattctgttcgtagacaaaattgagaaacttttTACTTATATGGCTCTTAGTCAACTTGTGTCGAACACTCTGATTACTTGTTGCGTGGGATATCTTATTGTAATG TCGATACACACCGCGAATGGACCTGCTCTACTGATCAAATCCGTTCTGTTCTACATTGCTATTTGCTTAGAAGCATTCATATATTGTTTCGCTGGAGAATATCTCAGTATCAAG aGTAAATTGATTGGTGATACGGCATATGAGTCTGCCTGGTATGATTTGCGTCCGAGTGAAAATCGACTCCTAATACTCTTGATTTTAAGATCTCAAAAAGGATTTACGTTTacttttggaaaattttcgaGCCCTTCGTTGGAGAGCTTTACCAGCGTAAGCcacttatattttcatttaataattataatcattTATGTTCATAACACATTTTCACAAGTTACTGTTTCGTgcgttaatgaaatattttgggaATTGCTTTTGTGTTTTCAGAAAGTATAG
- the LOC100883826 gene encoding odorant receptor 4-like, whose amino-acid sequence MKSTSTISPSVKYGLHFIGLWPGTPFPALHKFYWITSMATIQIYQYRYIIQHFQSDSLMQTIDNFCIALVFTLMSIKLIITWVNHGVLCDILSTMEDECRKYAAIDMDNSIFKTAHLSQWLTTTIIFSYVISVFFYVIGFFVSEYNNDTLSRSFHLKMDLPVATKETPVYELVLTAQFLHQTSTAFSFGTFSALLLMVVLHVGCQVDIMCQTITEDRLKNKEQLKFFINRHQDIILLTERIEKLFTYAALSQLLSNTLNTCCLGFLIVIAFNIDNGLPILIKSILFYVVVWLDAYLYCFAGEYLSTKSKLICETAYKCLWYDLHPNESQLLVLPILRSQKGLKLTFGKFSSLSLESFMSMMKASASYMSVLLAMS is encoded by the exons ATGAAATCAACGAGTACAATTAGCCCCTCCGTTAAATATGGTCTTCACTTCATTGGTCTCTGGCCAGGAACACCGTTTCCAGCGCTGCATAAATTTTATTGGATAACGTCTATGGCTACAATTCAAATTTATCAATACAGATACATCATCCAGCATTTCCAATCTGATAGCCTCATGCAAACGATAGACAACTTCTGTATCGCCCTCGTGTTCACTCTGATGAGTATCAAATTAATTATCACGTGGGTAAATCATGG tGTATTATGTGACATATTATCAACGATGGAAGATGAATGTCGAAAGTACGCAGCTATCGACATGGATAATTCGATATTTAAAACAGCTCATCTCTCTCAGTGGTTAACAACAACAATCATTTTCTCCTATGTAATATCCGTATTCTTTTACGTTATCGGATTTTTTGTGTCTGAATACAATAACGATACGTTATCCCGAAGTTTTCACTTGAAAATGGATCTACCTGTTGCAACGAAAGAAACACCTGTGTACGAGCTAGTATTAACTGCACAGTTTCTTCATCAAACGTCAACTGCTTTTTCGTTTGGCACTTTTAGTGCTCTTCTTTTAATGGTG GTACTTCACGTAGGGTGTCAGGTTGACATTATGTGTCAAACAATAACAGAAGATCGACTCAAGAATAAAGAACAATTAAAGTTTTTTATTAATCGACACCAGGATATCATCTTACTTAcagaaagaattgaaaaattatttacatatgcGGCACTTAGTCAACTTTTATCAAATACTCTAAATACGTGTTGTTTAGGATTCCTTATCGTAATT GCGTTCAATATCGATAATGGACTACCTATTTTAATCAAATCTATTTTATTCTATGTTGTTGTCTGGTTAGACGCGTATTTATATTGCTTCGCGGGAGAATATCTCAGTACCAAG AGTAAATTGATTTGCGAAACAGCATACAAGTGCCTTTGGTACGATTTGCATCCGAATGAGAGTCAACTTCTAGTACTTCCGATACTCAGATCGCAAAAAGGACTTAAGCTCacttttggaaaattttcaagtctctctTTGGAAAGTTTTATGTCT ATGATGAAGGCCTCAGCTTCGTATATGTCGGTACTGCTTGCAATGTCTTga